The window CCACCGATGAGAATCTTGTCGGCTTTTTTGGCAAGATTTCTTATTACTTCAATTTTTGTCGAAACCTTTGCTCCTCCCAAAATGGCCATAAATGGATGAACTGGTGCTTCAAAGGCCTTGTTAAAGTACTCTAGCTCCCTCTTTATTGTAAGCCCGGCAGCATATAGCTTAGAGTACTTAACCATGCCCACTGTAGACGCATGGGCGCGATGAGCCGTAGCAAAGGCATCGTTTATGTAAATGTCGGCTAGACTTGCGAGTTCTCTTGCGAAACCTTCGTCATTTGCTTTCTCCCCAGGATGGAACCTCAAATTTTCAAGTAAGAGGACTTCCTTTGGCTTAAGAGCTTTCGCAAGCTTGCTCACCTCTGGGCCAACGCAGTCATTTGCAAACAAGACCTCTCGTTTGAGTAGATTCGACATATAGTCGGCAACTGGCTTTAGGCTAAACGATGCATCCCTTTTGCCGCCTGGATCGCCTAGGTGAGAACTTACTATTGCCGAACCGCCATTGTTTACCACAAATAAAATAGTATCTAGTGCCGCGCGTATACGCGTGTCATCGCCAACCTTTAACTCGTCTGTGAGTGGAACGTTTAAGTCAGCTCGGATAAATACGCGTTTATTACTTACATTTATTTCATTAAGGTACTTCATCTCGAACCTAAACTCCTGTTGGACAATCGACAAAAATACATTCTATCAAAAACTTTTGAGCCAGAGCTTCTGTAAGCTGCTTAACTCCTATTACTTCGGTTGCATAATGGCCAGCAAAAAAAGCATTTAGTTTGTTTTCTAAAGCATAGTGATATGCAAATTGTCTAGCCTCTCCTGTTATAAGAGTATCGAAACCAACTGACTGAAACTGGCAAAGCGCGTCGGCGCCGGAGCCACTTACTATGCAGATTTCTTCAGGTGGGTTAGGGCCGAAGTCAAATAGGAGCATGTTTGGATTAGCTCCAGGAAGCAGGCAGAGGCGCTTTCTTATATCGTCTAGAGATAGTCTTAATGGATTACTGCCGCGGCAGCCGATGTTATTCCCGCAATAAGATATGCATGGCTCGAGATCCTCTAAACCGAGATGTCGTGCCAATGAAAAGTTATTGCCATACTGGGCATGAGCATCTAACGGCAGATGAGCAGCATACAAACTTATTTCCGCATCGAGAAGGGTTTTAACTAACTGTTTATGAGGACCTCTTACTGCTAAAGGTTTTTCCCAGAAAACACCATGGTGGACCAAAAGGAAATCCGCTCCGGCTTCTCGTGCTAGCTCCGCTGTCTTAAGTGCAGCATCGACGGCAAAGGCGATTCTCTTCACTTTTGCCTTTCCCTCTATTTGAAGACCATTTAAGGAGGAATCTTGAAAATCGCTTAATCTTAATTCGCTAGTTAACCAGTCTGTAATTTCGTTTAAGTGTGCCATCTGCTGACACTTACCTCATATTGTGTGAGTCGGGAAACTGTAGTTTTCTGGCTCGCGCATTTTCGCGTCGAGTAGCCAGTGCAGTGAGAATGAGGTATAGAGTTTCGAGCTTGTTCCTTCGCAAAGATTTAAGTAGGATTTTTATCAATTATGAGTGCATGGTTTTCAAGAGTTAGGGCGCCAAAACCCAGCATCGAAGAGGCGGATAGGATTCAGCTACCTGGGGGCTTATGGACGAAATGTCAGGGTTGTTCCGAGATAGCGTACAGTCGAGAGATAGAGCGCAATTTGATGATTTGCCCCAAATGCGACTATCACTTTCGCCTCACTTCTAAGCAGCGAATTCGCTGGCTATGCGATAGGCAGTCGTTTGAGGAGATGGACGCCGATCTAAAGACAAATGATCCGCTGAATTTTAAGGATGTTTTGCGTTATAAAGACAGGCTAAAGCGTGCGCAAAAATCGAGTGGCGTGGAGGAAGCCGTAAGAATCGGACGGGCGCGTATCGATGGACACGAAATAATGCTTGGGTTGTTTGATTTTAGTTTCATGGGTGGGAGCATGGGCATGGTTGTTGGAGAGAAGCTAACTAGAATGATCGAAGTGGCGATTCGAGAGCGAAAGCCCGTGATTATTCTTTCTTCTTCTGGGGGTGCCAGGATGCAAGAGGGTTTATATTCTCTAATGCAGATGGCAAAAATTTCTGCTGCCCTATCGCGCTTAAGTCAGGAAGGCTTGCCCTATATTTCAGTGTTAAGCGATCCAACTACTGGAGGAGTGGCAGCTTCGTTTGCGATGCAAGGCGATATTATAATAGCAGAACCGAGAGCTCTAATAGGTTTTGCTGGACCTAGAGTTATAGAGCAGACGATTCGCAAAAAATTGCCTGAAGGTTTTCAGCGTTCTGAGTTCTTGTTAGAGCATGGAATGTTAGACCTAATAGTTTCCAGGAAAGAAATGAAGGCGACTTTGGCTAACCTTTTAGAGTTTTTAACACCCAGATGATGATACATATGAAGGTAGGCTGTTTTTTAAACAATCTCTGGCGAAAGCGCGATTGGCTGCTAACTCTTTGTTGTGTCTTTGGTTGTTTTTTTTGTGTCGAGATATTCTTATCGAACGAAGCGGTGGCTCAAGTTGAACCACCGAACCGAAAATATCTTTTTATCGAGGATCAATATAAAAGAGAGCGCGATAAGATAGCTAGGATGCAGAGAGAGCAGGCAGAGCGTCAGCAGCTTAGCGTTGGCGAGTTAGACAGCAACCTTTCCTTTGATATCGATTCGCCGTCGATAAACTATGAGTCAGATGGAGATGTCCTTCGTGCAGAAGGCGGTTTAACCGTTAGCGTCGGGCCTAATGTTTTTGAGGCCGATAGTGGCACATTTAATGTAAAAACCCGCGAAGCTGTGCTAAAGGGCGATGTCAAGTTTAGCGATCCGACTGGAAGTATTTTTGCCGATGTCGCGGAGTTAAATCTTGCCGATGTTACTGGAAAGCTACAGGAGGCAGAAATCTCTTTTAAAGGCAATGATGCGCTGTACAGTGTGCATGCAAAAGAGGTTCAGAAATATAAGGGCGAGGTTTTTGATTTTACAGATGCATCGTTAACCACTTGTCAATGTCCGGATGGAGATGCCTGCGCCCCTTGGCATCTGGAAGCAAAGGAAGTCGAGATCACGCGAAATGGATACGGCAAGTCCAAGGATACTGCGTTCTATGTGCGGGATGTTCCGGTGTTTTATCTGCCGTATATGTTTTTCCCGGCTAAGTCTGACCGCCAAACGGGATTCCTACCAGCAACACTTGGGTTTCAAAAAAACGGAACCCAGTTAAAAACCCCTTTCTTCTGGGCGATTGATGAGTCGACAGACCTAACGCTAGTTCCAATGGCGGAAACAAGCGTGCGTTACGGCGGGGAGCTAGAGTTTCGCAAGTTGTTCTCGCGCACTAGTGACATTGAGGTAGGGGCTACTTACTTCGATGAATCGGCACGAGACGGTGAGTTATTGGGGACCGATACCACTGGTCTACATGATCCGACCTTGGACGTAAATCGCTTTGGCGGCTACTTGGATCACGTCTGGCGGTGGGACAGTGGTATATTGCCAGTGC is drawn from Deltaproteobacteria bacterium and contains these coding sequences:
- a CDS encoding phosphoglycerate kinase, whose protein sequence is MKYLNEINVSNKRVFIRADLNVPLTDELKVGDDTRIRAALDTILFVVNNGGSAIVSSHLGDPGGKRDASFSLKPVADYMSNLLKREVLFANDCVGPEVSKLAKALKPKEVLLLENLRFHPGEKANDEGFARELASLADIYINDAFATAHRAHASTVGMVKYSKLYAAGLTIKRELEYFNKAFEAPVHPFMAILGGAKVSTKIEVIRNLAKKADKILIGGAMANTFLAARGLQVGKSLFEPEQIETAQQVEGTLAETNKLLLPIDVIVASDISEPSSSKVVGIDAVPPHMTILDIGPKTIAMFKNELDIAKTIIWNGPMGAFEHKGFERGTYGIVDLLVNCKNALRVVGGGDTDRAIHEQHALEKLDFVSTAGGAFLKLLEGKKLPAIEALKAPGGAGGCC
- a CDS encoding Nif3-like dinuclear metal center hexameric protein — encoded protein: MAHLNEITDWLTSELRLSDFQDSSLNGLQIEGKAKVKRIAFAVDAALKTAELAREAGADFLLVHHGVFWEKPLAVRGPHKQLVKTLLDAEISLYAAHLPLDAHAQYGNNFSLARHLGLEDLEPCISYCGNNIGCRGSNPLRLSLDDIRKRLCLLPGANPNMLLFDFGPNPPEEICIVSGSGADALCQFQSVGFDTLITGEARQFAYHYALENKLNAFFAGHYATEVIGVKQLTEALAQKFLIECIFVDCPTGV
- a CDS encoding acetyl-CoA carboxylase carboxyltransferase subunit beta, which produces MSAWFSRVRAPKPSIEEADRIQLPGGLWTKCQGCSEIAYSREIERNLMICPKCDYHFRLTSKQRIRWLCDRQSFEEMDADLKTNDPLNFKDVLRYKDRLKRAQKSSGVEEAVRIGRARIDGHEIMLGLFDFSFMGGSMGMVVGEKLTRMIEVAIRERKPVIILSSSGGARMQEGLYSLMQMAKISAALSRLSQEGLPYISVLSDPTTGGVAASFAMQGDIIIAEPRALIGFAGPRVIEQTIRKKLPEGFQRSEFLLEHGMLDLIVSRKEMKATLANLLEFLTPR